One stretch of Tenacibaculum sp. MAR_2010_89 DNA includes these proteins:
- a CDS encoding ATP-binding protein encodes MEKLKTALIENKTTGLIGFLKQIILKRFEKEFYNNDIVVGEIVFEDSDKELVDFIRKKKLSETEVVLLLLTYIPNILPNLLSESISKYLPEGGDFPGFGGVKGKNHRGILPTGESFLYILSGNDIEYRGVLINFILNNSVLFKDSIIELEKVPYGEPKMSGKLILSEEYVHLFLTGKELKPQLSQDFPASLITTDMEWGDLVLQEKTLSDVKEIENWLAYKEVLMNDWGMGAKIKPGYRVLFCGAPGTGKTLTASLLGKYTERDVYRVDLSMVVSKYIGETEKNLSKLFDKSIDQDWILFFDEADSIFGKRTSVRDAHDKYANQEVSYLLQRIEAHPGLIILASNFKNNIDSAFTRRFHNIIEFEAPGYEERIQLWRKNLPINIELESSITVEELAKKYSITGSNIVNIIQYACLQTIANNKNKIQRKYLLEGVKREYSKEGKTINISM; translated from the coding sequence ATGGAAAAACTAAAAACAGCATTAATAGAAAATAAGACTACTGGATTAATCGGATTTTTAAAGCAAATTATTTTAAAAAGGTTTGAAAAAGAATTTTATAATAATGATATAGTGGTAGGAGAAATAGTTTTTGAAGATTCCGACAAAGAGTTAGTTGATTTTATAAGAAAAAAGAAATTATCAGAAACAGAAGTGGTACTTCTTTTGTTAACTTATATTCCAAATATTTTACCAAACTTACTTTCAGAAAGTATATCTAAATACCTGCCAGAAGGAGGAGATTTTCCTGGTTTTGGAGGAGTCAAAGGAAAAAATCATAGAGGGATTTTACCCACCGGAGAATCGTTTTTGTATATCCTCTCAGGAAATGATATTGAATACAGAGGTGTATTGATAAATTTTATTTTAAATAATAGCGTTTTGTTTAAAGATAGTATAATAGAACTTGAAAAAGTTCCTTATGGAGAACCTAAAATGTCAGGTAAATTAATATTATCCGAAGAATATGTTCATTTGTTTTTAACAGGAAAAGAATTAAAACCACAATTAAGTCAAGATTTCCCTGCAAGTTTAATAACTACTGATATGGAATGGGGTGATTTAGTATTACAAGAAAAAACACTTAGTGATGTTAAAGAAATTGAGAATTGGCTAGCTTATAAAGAAGTGTTAATGAACGATTGGGGTATGGGAGCTAAAATTAAACCAGGATATCGAGTGTTGTTTTGTGGTGCTCCTGGTACAGGAAAAACATTAACGGCCAGTTTGTTGGGTAAGTATACTGAGCGTGATGTGTATCGAGTAGATTTGTCAATGGTTGTCTCAAAGTATATTGGAGAAACAGAAAAAAACCTGTCTAAATTATTTGATAAATCTATTGATCAAGATTGGATTCTGTTTTTTGATGAAGCTGACTCTATATTTGGTAAACGTACAAGTGTTAGAGATGCTCATGATAAATACGCAAATCAAGAAGTGTCGTATCTGTTGCAACGTATTGAAGCACATCCAGGGCTTATTATACTAGCATCGAATTTTAAAAATAATATAGACTCAGCTTTTACTCGTCGTTTTCATAATATTATAGAATTCGAAGCTCCAGGTTATGAAGAGAGAATTCAGTTATGGAGAAAGAATTTACCGATAAATATTGAGTTAGAGTCATCAATAACAGTTGAAGAACTAGCAAAAAAATATAGTATTACAGGGTCAAATATTGTAAATATTATTCAATATGCTTGTTTACAAACCATAGCAAATAACAAAAATAAAATTCAAAGGAAATATTTATTAGAAGGTGTAAAAAGAGAGTATTCAAAAGAAGGTAAAACAATTAATATTAGCATGTGA
- a CDS encoding T9SS type A sorting domain-containing protein, giving the protein MKNLKFVIAFICSINVFSQEYNLPSGPVGGGIGYSKVINDTSGFYSVSNYGDLVEALKSKQKIYVNGTIEVPENVIINIPNGVVLAGNRGTKDTEISKIIKSIGNLSSDPFIITKGIVRITGLIIEGPYKDVKAVDILSRGISSRGEGLEVDNCELLGWPNSAIELKTGKTTKIHHNFIHHNSRTGYGYGVEVDGDSTPLIAYNKFDYNRHSIAGSGKSGQKYTAAYNLILPNGEDHSFDMHSNKYNNDPNNDCFYLDPTCNFAGNSVLIHNNTFLYKGDRPDVNSSPESTYPTIKIRAIPQNKATIYNNYFSDSSRKHAVKIQMTAINNQVIEQKYAKGYFNNDGLIDYFRADRGIWWVNYGGTQNWVKYSTSGYKLDNLIIKDFNNDGFDDIMHHVSDDKWTVSYGSLNGTSSWEDINSSNSHENKYPLEKDVSLTYSTPTTKGWNHCYGDIDNSKYKMNVNNNKFNSTITMMYVSWSGRSNWNIISSSLFYGADQPILLGDFNGDGKTDLFRGDGENWLVSWSGMSEWKIYTSSGYKSNDLVIRDYNNDNYSDVLRQVDGNWWQVSEGSANGTSEWKSIYNGPYTNEEHVKDFDGDGIEDMFTANGINWTTVLSTSNSEVVLGASGYLINDLKFGDFDGDGITDILHMGNPPKYNRSYYKSQEAKEKDEVINSTKQKRLPLTKKGEYKIYPNPTSERIIIDLPIHKKYKFNLFDSQGKLLLQFSEHCVKKEIDISNFSKGLYLLHIIDDELTVSKKVLISNKK; this is encoded by the coding sequence TTGAAAAACTTAAAATTTGTAATAGCGTTTATTTGTAGTATAAATGTTTTTTCTCAAGAATATAATTTGCCAAGCGGACCCGTTGGTGGAGGAATAGGATATTCAAAAGTAATTAATGATACTTCAGGTTTTTATAGTGTTTCTAACTATGGAGATTTAGTTGAAGCGCTTAAGAGTAAACAAAAAATATATGTAAATGGTACAATTGAGGTTCCAGAAAATGTCATAATAAACATTCCTAATGGAGTTGTTTTAGCAGGTAATAGAGGAACAAAAGATACAGAAATTAGTAAGATAATTAAATCTATAGGTAATTTATCAAGTGATCCATTTATTATAACCAAAGGGATAGTAAGGATAACTGGTTTAATAATTGAAGGACCTTATAAAGATGTTAAAGCTGTAGATATACTTTCAAGAGGAATAAGTTCACGTGGAGAAGGTTTAGAAGTTGATAATTGTGAATTATTAGGATGGCCAAATTCAGCGATAGAATTAAAAACAGGTAAAACTACTAAAATACATCATAATTTTATACACCATAATTCACGAACTGGTTATGGTTATGGTGTTGAAGTAGATGGGGATTCAACACCACTTATTGCATATAATAAATTTGATTATAATAGACATAGTATTGCTGGATCTGGTAAATCAGGGCAAAAATATACTGCTGCATATAATTTGATTTTACCAAATGGAGAAGATCATAGTTTTGATATGCATTCTAATAAATATAATAATGACCCAAATAATGATTGTTTTTATTTAGATCCAACATGTAATTTTGCAGGGAATTCAGTACTAATTCATAATAATACTTTTCTATATAAAGGAGATAGACCAGATGTTAACTCTTCACCAGAATCTACTTATCCAACAATTAAAATAAGGGCTATTCCACAAAATAAAGCAACTATTTACAATAATTATTTTTCTGATTCTTCAAGAAAGCATGCGGTTAAAATCCAAATGACAGCAATAAACAATCAAGTTATAGAACAAAAATATGCAAAAGGATATTTTAATAACGATGGTTTAATAGATTATTTTCGAGCAGATAGAGGTATATGGTGGGTGAATTATGGAGGTACTCAAAATTGGGTAAAATATTCAACAAGTGGTTATAAACTTGATAATTTAATTATAAAGGATTTTAATAATGATGGTTTTGATGATATAATGCATCATGTATCTGATGATAAATGGACCGTTTCATATGGAAGTTTAAATGGTACTTCATCATGGGAAGATATTAATTCATCTAACAGTCATGAAAATAAATATCCCTTAGAAAAGGATGTCTCGTTGACTTATTCAACCCCAACTACTAAAGGTTGGAATCATTGTTATGGTGATATCGATAATTCTAAATATAAAATGAATGTGAATAACAATAAGTTTAACTCAACTATAACTATGATGTATGTTTCATGGAGTGGACGAAGTAATTGGAATATTATCTCTTCTTCATTATTTTATGGGGCAGATCAACCAATACTATTAGGAGATTTTAATGGTGATGGTAAAACTGATCTTTTTAGAGGAGATGGTGAAAATTGGTTAGTTTCATGGAGCGGAATGTCTGAATGGAAAATATACACGTCCAGTGGTTATAAGAGTAACGATCTTGTTATTAGAGATTATAATAATGATAATTATTCAGATGTATTAAGACAAGTGGATGGGAATTGGTGGCAGGTTTCTGAGGGAAGTGCTAATGGAACTAGTGAATGGAAAAGTATATATAATGGGCCCTATACAAATGAAGAGCATGTTAAAGATTTTGATGGAGATGGAATAGAGGATATGTTTACCGCAAATGGAATAAATTGGACTACAGTTTTAAGTACCTCTAACTCTGAGGTTGTATTAGGAGCAAGTGGTTATTTAATAAATGATTTGAAATTTGGAGATTTTGATGGAGATGGTATAACAGATATTTTGCATATGGGGAATCCACCAAAGTATAACCGTAGTTATTATAAATCTCAAGAGGCTAAAGAAAAAGATGAAGTAATAAATAGTACAAAACAAAAAAGGTTACCCCTAACAAAAAAGGGGGAATATAAAATATACCCTAATCCAACTTCAGAAAGAATAATTATAGATTTACCTATTCATAAGAAGTATAAGTTTAATCTGTTTGATAGTCAGGGTAAATTACTTCTACAGTTTTCTGAACATTGTGTTAAAAAGGAGATTGATATTTCAAATTTTAGTAAAGGTCTTTATTTGTTGCATATCATAGATGATGAATTAACAGTTAGTAAAAAAGTATTAATTTCAAATAAGAAATAA
- a CDS encoding DNA/RNA non-specific endonuclease — translation MFVAKQNNSSKPSSSSTSKSNNFIQPKLKVVKSEDQQEATKNKKQEKNKKTKETPKFFAAKAQTKGLDTVINSKNKQKEEGKENSKEKETGDELVVKEVSAKQVTIESSSGENTIKDVAKGKGGKGLVEAKNKEEKQKAEGEKEKGALGKKVAEKTTPRNPKEDPNFKKLEGKLKKTSKQQQQHEDSKTSASVAQSAAVSPENERVSMAQSGQVEVMAEAEPGTFNAVDFKAKLMKRIEGMQLPKNQDEAANFDENNNIDEVNQSATQDVENEKTAAAGPVEQTSQQEPNVGAIPQREVTPLPAAPIGNKPATANPKKAMPPKRGNAEVNKPLEDNVAEVDQQMAMNKVTDEQLEKSNEPSFTQGLDAKNEAKKDAATAPAQLRQKEKGVLQNAKAGAAGKEQVGLAGMHQDRSKLLTQVTGSQTKTGGKDTSERTRIATEINKIYENSKTAVEKILTDLDTTVKATFKAGTELAKMKFENHVASKMRAYKARRYSGVSGKLKWVKDKFAGMPDEVNDFFVTGRKEYINTMDKVITKVAEYVATKLTEAKTRVTTGKQEVQEYVTSLPQNLQKLGKEAAEEINDKFDELEDSVNSKQDELIDSLAEQYMEGLNAVDARIEEMKAANRGLIDAALGFINGIIETIKKLRDLIATLLAEIQNAMDVIMEDPIGFVATLFDGVGKGIDMFMANIQKHMLGGFVTWLTGAMGPVGITIPDNLFSLKGIFSLVMQVLGLSWDFVRKKSVLLMGEPMVAAMEKGFEMFQIIREKGVSGIWEYIKEQFTDLKETIIESIKSMLITQVIEAGIKWLLSLLIPGAGFIKAIMAIKDLIVFFVQSAIMLIPSLIQAIKSLASGNVAGVAKAIEKGLAMLLPLVISLFAKLIGLGGLVKKVQKIIKKVRKRIDRAVTKMIKKAKKKFNKILGKKKPKKGQAKKIKKDNKKQKPDKITAKDKAKHKKIINKIEKKLKPKAKKGEAFDKFYARKKKEAKTLENKYQPQLKKGINLDIKFNELANDRKDNDVDINIKIAPNTARGKFKADGDDSKEQKFNPLLLEKVGKLITNKDGTIDKRKLAVFRKGSPQNKFKPETGSDFQAYRIVEETEGKKVKSVIIYLMPKAKKAGLKQVYIDDNGHLKEGKSKKYIAPHNHFIPNEITLTESGGVYKAVYTTKYADGSDKKDGKVPEFEINISFDEAIKEVPDATESRSVKGKNLKLKDADGIGRGKWDGGKAGKNSDFPGFDNAHIIGDQFGGSGKNWALNIHPSSSTYNQKEMASVENRMSTAFGASFFNMEVNAFLKDDVNVSSSLKKILENEFFEDNKGEKVKKKENAKIQSKAKSSLKTALHKAMLVDIEKAPAKFMKTKYSARSISGDGKTAQIKLQDKLKKQGESKKEFDGFTKRNEIHEGKDRSKLQKEFFNDENKEIEAYDDFKFENKGKDVSIGKDADYEIALENYKKRVASDGTKTTKAK, via the coding sequence ATGTTTGTAGCTAAACAAAATAATTCAAGTAAACCATCTTCATCATCGACTTCAAAGTCGAATAATTTTATACAGCCTAAACTAAAGGTGGTAAAGTCAGAAGATCAACAAGAAGCTACAAAAAACAAAAAACAAGAAAAAAATAAGAAAACTAAAGAAACACCAAAATTCTTTGCGGCAAAAGCACAAACAAAAGGATTAGATACGGTAATTAATTCTAAAAATAAACAAAAAGAAGAAGGTAAGGAGAATTCAAAAGAGAAAGAAACTGGAGATGAATTAGTCGTAAAAGAGGTAAGTGCAAAACAAGTTACTATAGAGAGCAGCAGTGGTGAAAATACAATAAAAGATGTAGCAAAAGGAAAAGGTGGAAAAGGATTGGTAGAAGCTAAAAATAAAGAAGAAAAACAAAAAGCTGAAGGTGAAAAAGAAAAAGGAGCTTTAGGTAAAAAAGTCGCAGAAAAAACAACACCAAGAAATCCAAAAGAAGATCCGAATTTTAAAAAGCTTGAAGGAAAACTAAAAAAAACATCAAAACAACAACAACAACACGAAGATTCAAAAACGTCAGCATCAGTAGCACAAAGTGCTGCGGTTTCTCCAGAGAATGAACGTGTGAGTATGGCACAATCTGGACAGGTTGAAGTAATGGCTGAAGCAGAACCAGGTACATTTAATGCGGTAGATTTTAAAGCAAAATTAATGAAACGCATTGAAGGAATGCAGTTGCCTAAAAATCAAGATGAAGCTGCTAATTTTGATGAGAATAATAATATTGATGAGGTAAATCAGTCTGCTACGCAAGATGTAGAAAATGAAAAAACTGCAGCAGCAGGGCCAGTAGAACAAACATCACAACAAGAGCCCAATGTTGGAGCAATACCACAACGAGAAGTAACACCATTACCTGCGGCTCCAATAGGGAATAAACCAGCAACGGCAAATCCAAAAAAGGCAATGCCTCCAAAACGAGGAAATGCAGAAGTTAATAAACCACTTGAAGATAATGTTGCTGAGGTAGACCAACAAATGGCAATGAATAAAGTAACTGATGAACAGTTAGAAAAATCTAACGAACCATCTTTTACGCAAGGTTTAGATGCTAAAAATGAAGCTAAAAAAGATGCGGCAACTGCGCCAGCACAATTACGTCAGAAAGAAAAAGGAGTACTTCAAAATGCTAAAGCTGGAGCGGCTGGAAAAGAGCAAGTAGGTTTAGCAGGAATGCATCAAGATAGAAGTAAACTATTAACTCAGGTTACAGGATCACAAACCAAAACAGGGGGGAAAGATACTTCGGAGCGTACCCGAATTGCAACTGAAATAAATAAAATTTATGAAAACTCTAAAACAGCTGTTGAAAAAATACTTACTGATCTAGATACTACTGTAAAAGCAACTTTTAAAGCAGGAACGGAACTCGCTAAAATGAAATTTGAAAATCATGTAGCTTCTAAAATGAGAGCTTATAAAGCGAGGCGTTATAGTGGTGTGTCAGGAAAGTTAAAATGGGTTAAAGATAAGTTCGCTGGGATGCCAGATGAAGTAAATGATTTCTTTGTTACTGGTCGTAAAGAGTATATTAATACGATGGATAAGGTAATAACTAAAGTAGCAGAGTATGTAGCAACTAAGTTAACTGAAGCCAAAACAAGAGTTACTACAGGTAAACAAGAAGTTCAGGAATATGTAACATCGTTGCCTCAAAACCTTCAAAAATTAGGAAAAGAAGCCGCAGAAGAAATCAATGATAAATTTGACGAATTAGAAGATTCTGTAAATAGTAAACAAGACGAACTAATTGATAGTTTAGCAGAGCAATACATGGAGGGGTTAAATGCTGTTGATGCACGAATCGAAGAAATGAAAGCTGCAAATAGAGGACTTATAGATGCAGCATTAGGATTTATAAATGGTATTATAGAAACCATTAAAAAGCTGAGAGATTTAATAGCAACATTATTAGCAGAAATTCAGAATGCTATGGATGTTATTATGGAAGATCCTATAGGTTTTGTTGCTACATTATTTGACGGAGTAGGAAAAGGAATTGATATGTTCATGGCTAACATTCAAAAACATATGTTAGGTGGTTTTGTAACGTGGCTAACAGGAGCTATGGGACCGGTAGGAATTACTATTCCAGATAATTTATTTAGTCTCAAAGGAATTTTCAGTTTGGTAATGCAAGTACTTGGATTGTCATGGGATTTTGTACGTAAAAAATCAGTACTACTCATGGGTGAACCAATGGTAGCTGCTATGGAAAAAGGCTTTGAAATGTTTCAGATTATTAGAGAAAAAGGAGTTTCTGGAATCTGGGAATATATCAAAGAGCAGTTTACAGATCTTAAAGAAACTATTATAGAATCTATAAAGAGCATGTTAATTACGCAAGTAATAGAAGCCGGTATAAAATGGTTATTAAGTTTATTAATTCCAGGAGCAGGGTTTATAAAAGCTATTATGGCAATTAAAGATCTTATTGTATTTTTTGTACAGTCTGCAATTATGTTAATTCCATCATTAATTCAAGCTATTAAATCGTTAGCCAGTGGTAATGTAGCAGGTGTTGCAAAAGCAATTGAAAAAGGATTAGCAATGCTATTACCACTTGTTATAAGTCTTTTTGCTAAACTAATAGGTTTAGGGGGGCTTGTGAAAAAAGTACAGAAAATAATTAAAAAAGTACGTAAACGTATAGATCGTGCGGTTACAAAAATGATTAAGAAAGCGAAGAAGAAATTCAATAAAATTTTAGGGAAAAAGAAGCCTAAAAAAGGACAAGCTAAAAAAATTAAAAAAGATAATAAAAAACAAAAACCAGATAAAATTACTGCCAAAGACAAGGCAAAGCATAAAAAAATAATTAATAAAATAGAAAAAAAGTTAAAACCAAAAGCGAAAAAAGGAGAAGCTTTTGATAAATTTTATGCGAGAAAGAAAAAAGAAGCAAAAACATTAGAAAACAAATATCAACCCCAATTAAAAAAAGGCATTAACCTAGATATTAAATTTAATGAATTAGCAAATGACAGAAAAGATAATGATGTTGATATAAATATAAAAATAGCTCCAAATACAGCAAGAGGTAAGTTTAAAGCAGATGGAGACGATTCAAAAGAACAAAAATTTAATCCATTATTACTAGAAAAAGTAGGTAAACTAATAACCAATAAAGACGGAACAATAGATAAAAGAAAGCTAGCAGTATTTAGAAAAGGAAGCCCTCAAAATAAATTTAAGCCAGAAACAGGTTCCGATTTTCAAGCGTATAGAATTGTAGAAGAAACAGAAGGCAAAAAAGTAAAATCTGTAATTATTTACCTTATGCCAAAAGCTAAAAAAGCAGGACTTAAACAAGTCTATATTGATGATAATGGTCATTTAAAAGAAGGGAAATCAAAAAAATATATTGCACCCCATAATCATTTCATTCCAAATGAAATAACATTAACAGAAAGTGGTGGAGTTTACAAAGCGGTGTATACCACAAAATATGCAGATGGATCAGATAAAAAAGATGGTAAAGTACCAGAGTTTGAAATTAATATTTCGTTTGATGAAGCAATTAAAGAAGTTCCAGACGCTACAGAATCTAGAAGTGTTAAAGGAAAGAACTTAAAATTAAAAGATGCTGATGGAATAGGAAGAGGTAAATGGGATGGAGGAAAAGCAGGAAAAAATAGTGATTTTCCAGGTTTTGATAACGCACATATTATTGGGGATCAATTTGGAGGGTCAGGTAAAAATTGGGCATTAAACATTCACCCATCATCTTCTACCTATAATCAAAAAGAAATGGCTTCTGTAGAAAATAGAATGTCAACTGCTTTTGGAGCTAGCTTTTTTAATATGGAAGTAAACGCTTTTCTTAAAGATGATGTTAATGTTTCTAGTTCTCTTAAAAAAATATTAGAAAATGAGTTTTTTGAAGATAATAAAGGAGAAAAAGTAAAAAAGAAAGAAAACGCAAAAATACAAAGTAAAGCAAAAAGCTCATTAAAAACAGCGCTACATAAAGCAATGTTGGTAGATATAGAAAAAGCACCTGCTAAATTTATGAAAACTAAATATAGTGCTAGAAGTATTTCGGGAGACGGAAAAACAGCACAAATTAAATTACAAGATAAATTAAAAAAACAAGGTGAAAGTAAAAAAGAATTTGATGGTTTCACAAAAAGAAATGAAATACATGAAGGAAAAGATAGAAGTAAATTACAAAAAGAGTTTTTTAACGATGAAAATAAAGAAATAGAAGCTTATGACGATTTTAAATTTGAAAATAAAGGAAAAGATGTATCAATAGGAAAGGATGCAGATTATGAAATAGCTTTAGAAAATTATAAAAAACGAGTAGCATCTGATGGAACCAAGACTACAAAAGCCAAATAA